In a single window of the Jaculus jaculus isolate mJacJac1 chromosome 9, mJacJac1.mat.Y.cur, whole genome shotgun sequence genome:
- the Slc46a1 gene encoding proton-coupled folate transporter isoform X2 translates to MEGRASPPGEPRSRPAAAVLFRGPVEPVVFLANFALVLQGPLTTQYLWHRFSTELGYNGTRDRGNCGNHSSDPTKMKVETLTSHWTLYMNLGGFLVGLFWSTLLGAWSDRVGRRPLLVLASLGLLLQAVVSIFVVQLQLHVGFFVLGRALCALLGDFNGLLAASFASVADVSSNRRRTFRMALLEACIGVAGMLASLLGGHWLRIQGYANPFWLALALLIVVTLYAAFCFGETVKEPKSTRLFTLSHHRSIVQLYVAPAPEKSRKHLALYSLAVFVVVTVHFGAQDIFTLYELSTPLCWDSRLIGYGSAAQHLSYLTSLLGLRLLQFCLADAWIAEIGLAFNILAMVVFAFATITPLMFTGYGLLFLSLVTTPVIRAKLSKLVSESEQGALFSAVACVNTLAMLVASGIFNSLYPATLNFMKGFPFLLGAGLLFIPAILIGVLERVNPHREFQHFPQSP, encoded by the exons ATGGAGGGCCGCGCGAGCCCCCCGGGCGAGCCCCGCAGCCGGCCCGCGGCGGCCGTGCTGTTCCGCGGCCCCGTGGAGCCGGTCGTCTTCCTGGCTAACTTTGCCCTGGTCCTGCAGGGACCGCTCACCACGCAGTACCTGTGGCACCGATTCAGCACGGAGCTCGGGTACAATGGCACCCGCGACCGGGGAAACTGCGGCAACCACAGCTCGGACCCCACCAAGATG AAAGTGGAGACCCTGACCTCCCACTGGACCCTCTACATGAACTTAGGCGGCTTCCTGGTGGGGCTCTTTTGGTCCACTCTGCTGGGAGCCTGGAGTGACCGTGTGGGCCGCCGCCCACTGCTGGTGCTCGCCTCGCTTGGTTTGCTGCTCCAGGCCGTAGTGTCCATCTTTGTGGTGCAGCTGCAGCTCCACGTCGGCTTCTTCGTCCTGGGCCGCGCGCTTTGTGCCCTTCTGGGAGACTTCAATGGCCTCCTGGCTGCTAGCTTTGCCTCTGTGGCCGATGTCAGCTCTAACAGACGCCGCACTTTCAGAATGGCCCTGCTGGAGGCTTGCATTGGTGTGGCTGGGATGCTGGCGAGCCTCCTTGGAGGTCACTGGCTCCGAATCCAGGGTTATGCCAACCCTTTCTGGCTGGCCTTGGCCCTGCTGATCGTCGTGACTCTCTATGCAGCATTCTGTTTTGGTGAGACAGTCAAGGAGCCAAAGTCCACCCGGCTCTTCACGCTCAGTCACCACCGATCCATTGTCCAGCTCTATGTGGCCCCGGCCCCAGAAAAGTCCAGAAAGCATTTAGCCCTGTACTCACTGGCCGTCTTCGTGGTGGTCACTGTGCACTTTGGGGCTCAGGACATCTTTACACTCTATGAACTGAGCACGCCTCTCTGTTGGGACTCCAGGCTGATCGGCTATGGCTCCGCAGCTCAACACCTCTCCTACCTCACCAGCCTACTGGGCCTGCGGCTTTTGCAGTTCTGTCTGGCTGACGCCTGGATAGCTGAGATTGGCCTGGCTTTCAACATCCTGGCCATGGTGGTCTTTGCATTTGCTACCATTACACCCCTCATGTTCACAG GGTATGGCTTGCTTTTCCTGTCATTAGTCACCACACCCGTCATCCGGGCCAAGCTCTCCAAGCTGGTGAGCGAGTCGGAGCAAG GTGCACTCTTTTCTGCTGTGGCCTGTGTGAATACCCTGGCCATGCTGGTAGCCTCTGGCATCTTCAACTCGCTCTACCCAGCCACTCTGAACTTcatgaagggtttccccttccTCCTGGGTGCTGGCCTCCTCTTCATCCCAGCCATTCTGATTGG GGTACTGGAAAGAGTTAATCCTCACCGTGAATTCCAGCACTTTCCTCAGAGCCCCTGA
- the Slc46a1 gene encoding proton-coupled folate transporter isoform X1, translated as MEGRASPPGEPRSRPAAAVLFRGPVEPVVFLANFALVLQGPLTTQYLWHRFSTELGYNGTRDRGNCGNHSSDPTKMKVETLTSHWTLYMNLGGFLVGLFWSTLLGAWSDRVGRRPLLVLASLGLLLQAVVSIFVVQLQLHVGFFVLGRALCALLGDFNGLLAASFASVADVSSNRRRTFRMALLEACIGVAGMLASLLGGHWLRIQGYANPFWLALALLIVVTLYAAFCFGETVKEPKSTRLFTLSHHRSIVQLYVAPAPEKSRKHLALYSLAVFVVVTVHFGAQDIFTLYELSTPLCWDSRLIGYGSAAQHLSYLTSLLGLRLLQFCLADAWIAEIGLAFNILAMVVFAFATITPLMFTGYGLLFLSLVTTPVIRAKLSKLVSESEQGYWKELILTVNSSTFLRAPDLPAPEARGQEETWTHTNCLAAPGAWHTAAAAAPPRAPLSSHKVVHLVLGITWSHWAILCLGGV; from the exons ATGGAGGGCCGCGCGAGCCCCCCGGGCGAGCCCCGCAGCCGGCCCGCGGCGGCCGTGCTGTTCCGCGGCCCCGTGGAGCCGGTCGTCTTCCTGGCTAACTTTGCCCTGGTCCTGCAGGGACCGCTCACCACGCAGTACCTGTGGCACCGATTCAGCACGGAGCTCGGGTACAATGGCACCCGCGACCGGGGAAACTGCGGCAACCACAGCTCGGACCCCACCAAGATG AAAGTGGAGACCCTGACCTCCCACTGGACCCTCTACATGAACTTAGGCGGCTTCCTGGTGGGGCTCTTTTGGTCCACTCTGCTGGGAGCCTGGAGTGACCGTGTGGGCCGCCGCCCACTGCTGGTGCTCGCCTCGCTTGGTTTGCTGCTCCAGGCCGTAGTGTCCATCTTTGTGGTGCAGCTGCAGCTCCACGTCGGCTTCTTCGTCCTGGGCCGCGCGCTTTGTGCCCTTCTGGGAGACTTCAATGGCCTCCTGGCTGCTAGCTTTGCCTCTGTGGCCGATGTCAGCTCTAACAGACGCCGCACTTTCAGAATGGCCCTGCTGGAGGCTTGCATTGGTGTGGCTGGGATGCTGGCGAGCCTCCTTGGAGGTCACTGGCTCCGAATCCAGGGTTATGCCAACCCTTTCTGGCTGGCCTTGGCCCTGCTGATCGTCGTGACTCTCTATGCAGCATTCTGTTTTGGTGAGACAGTCAAGGAGCCAAAGTCCACCCGGCTCTTCACGCTCAGTCACCACCGATCCATTGTCCAGCTCTATGTGGCCCCGGCCCCAGAAAAGTCCAGAAAGCATTTAGCCCTGTACTCACTGGCCGTCTTCGTGGTGGTCACTGTGCACTTTGGGGCTCAGGACATCTTTACACTCTATGAACTGAGCACGCCTCTCTGTTGGGACTCCAGGCTGATCGGCTATGGCTCCGCAGCTCAACACCTCTCCTACCTCACCAGCCTACTGGGCCTGCGGCTTTTGCAGTTCTGTCTGGCTGACGCCTGGATAGCTGAGATTGGCCTGGCTTTCAACATCCTGGCCATGGTGGTCTTTGCATTTGCTACCATTACACCCCTCATGTTCACAG GGTATGGCTTGCTTTTCCTGTCATTAGTCACCACACCCGTCATCCGGGCCAAGCTCTCCAAGCTGGTGAGCGAGTCGGAGCAAG GGTACTGGAAAGAGTTAATCCTCACCGTGAATTCCAGCACTTTCCTCAGAGCCCCTGATCTGCCTGCACCGGAGGCCAGAGGGCAAGAGGAAACATGGACCCACACCAACTGCTTGGCTGCACCTGGAGCCTggcacacagcagcagcagccgcccCTCCACGAGCACCACTCTCCTCCCACAAAGTGGTCCACCTAGTGCTAGGCATCACCTGGTCCCACTGGGCTATTCTGTGCCTAGGAGGAGTGTGA
- the Sarm1 gene encoding NAD(+) hydrolase SARM1 — MVLTLLFSAYKLCRFFAMSGPQSCTAERLTVPGSDRCGGAGPWWAAGGRGSREVSPGAGAEVQGALDRALPELQQALSLLKQADAPRAVDAGLTEVFQLVEEAWLLPAVGREVAQGLCDAIRLDGGLDLLLRLLQARELETRVQAARLLEQILVAENRDRVARIGLGVILNLAKEREPVELARSVAGILEHMFKHSEETCQRLVAAGGLDAVLFWCRRTDPPLLRHCALALANCALHGGQAAQRRMVEKRAAEWLFPLAFSKEDQLLRLHACLAVAVLATNKEVEREVERSGTLALVEPLVASLDPGSFARCLVDASDTSQGRGPDDLQSLVLLLDSSRLEAQCIGAFYLCAEAAIKSLQGKTKVFSDIGAIQSLKRLVSYSTNGTTSALAKRALRLLGEEVPRRILPCVASWKEAEVQTWLQQIGFSQYCENFREQQVDGDLLLRLTEEELQIDLGMKSGITRKRFFRELTELKTFANYATCDRSNLADWLGSLDPRFRQYTYGLVSCGLDRSLLHRVSEQQLLEDCGIRLGVHRTRIVSAAREMLHSPLPCAGGKPSGDTPDVFISYRRSSGSQLASLLKVHLQLHGFSVFIDVEKLEAGKFEDKLIESVTGARNFLLVLSAGALDKCMRDFECKDWVHKEIVTALSCGKNIVPIIDGFEWPDPQALPEDMQAVLTFNGIKWSHEYQEATIEKIIRFLQGRSSQDSPAGSDTSLEGAAPMGLP; from the exons ATGGTCCTGACGCTGCTCTTCTCGGCCTACAAGCTGTGCCGCTTCTTCGCCATGTCGGGTCCACAGTCCTGCACTGCCGAGCGGCTGACGGTGCCGGGGAGCGATCGGTGCGGCGGCGCGGGCCCGTGGTGGGCCGCAGGCGGTCGGGGGTCCCGCGAAGTGTCGCCTGGGGCGGGCGCCGAGGTGCAGGGCGCCCTGGATCGTGCGCTGCCCGAGCTGCAGCAGGCGCTGTCGTTGCTGAAGCAGGCGGACGCACCGCGGGCTGTGGACGCGGGCTTGACCGAGGTCTTCCAGCTAGTGGAGGAAGCCTGGCTGCTGCCGGCCGTGGGCCGCGAGGTGGCCCAGGGTCTGTGCGACGCCATACGCCTGGACGGTGGCCTCGATCTGCTGCTGCGGCTGCTGCAGGCTCGGGAGCTGGAGACCCGCGTGCAGGCCGCGCGCCTGCTGGAGCAGATCCTGGTGGCTGAGAACCG GGACCGCGTGGCACGCATCGGACTCGGCGTGATCCTGAACCTGGCGAAGGAGCGCGAACCAGTGGAACTGGCGCGGAGCGTGGCGGGCATCTTGGAGCACATGTTCAAGCACTCAGAGGAGACGTGCCAGCGGCTGGTGGCGGCGGGCGGCCTGGACGCAGTACTCTTCTGGTGTCGCCGCACAGACCCGCCGCTGCTGCGCCACTGCGCGCTGGCCCTGGCCAACTGCGCGCTGCACGGGGGCCAGGCGGCGCAGCGGCGCATGGTGGAGAAGCGTGCCGCCGAGTGGCTCTTCCCGCTCGCCTTCTCCAAGGAGGACCAGCTGCTGCGGCTGCACGCCTGCCTCGCCGTGGCCGTGCTGGCCACCAACAAGGAGGTGGAGCGCGAGGTGGAGCGCTCGGGCACGCTGGCGCTCGTAGAGCCGCTCGTGGCTTCGCTGGACCCTGGCAGCTTCGCGCGCTGCCTGGTGGACGCCAGTGACACGAGCCAGGGCCGTGGGCCTGACGACCTGCAGAGCCTGGTGCTGCTGCTCGACTCGTCGCGCTTGGAGGCCCAGTGCATCGGGGCTTTCTACCTGTGCGCGGAGGCTGCCATCAAGAGCCTGCAGGGCAAGACCAAG GTGTTCAGCGACATCGGTGCCATCCAGAGCCTGAAACGCCTGGTGTCCTACTCCACCAACGGCACCACGTCGGCGCTGGCGAAGCGCGCGCTGCGCCTGCTGGGCGAGGAGGTGCCGCGGCGCATCCTCCCCTGCGTGGCCAGCTGGAAGGAGGCCGAGGTCCAGACGTGGCTCCAGCAGATCGGCTTCTCCCAGTACTGCGAGAACTTCCGG GAGCAGCAGGTAGACGGTGACCTGCTTCTACGGCTCACCGAGGAAGAACTCCAGATCGACCTGGGCATGAAATCGGGCATCACTCGCAAGAG GTTCTTTAGGGAGCTTACGGAGCTCAAGACCTTCGCCAACTATGCTACATGCGACCGCAGCAACCTGGCTGACTGGCTGGGCAGCCTGGACCCGCGCTTCCGCCAGTACACCTATGGCCTGGTCAGCTGTGGTCTGGACCGCTCCCTGTTGCACCGTGTGTCCGAGCAGCAGCTGCTGGAGGACTGTGGCATCCGCCTGGGCGTGCACCGCACACGCATCGTCTCTGCCGCCAGAG aaATGCTACACTCCCCACTGCCCTGTGCTGGTGGCAAGCCCAGCGGGGACACCCCTGACGTGTTCATCAGCTACCGCAGGAGCTCGGGCTCTCAGCTGGCCAG CCTCCTGAAGGTACACCTGCAGCTGCACGGCTTCAGCGTCTTCATCGATGTGGAGAAGCTGGAAGCAGGCAAGTTTGAGGACAAGCTCATCGAGAGCGTCACAGGGGCCCGCAACTTCCTGCTCGTGCTGTCCGCAGGGGCCCTGGACAAGTGCATGCGGGACTTCGAGTGCAAGGACTGGGTGCACAAG gAGATTGTGACTGCTTTAAGCTGTGGCAAGAACATTGTGCCCATCATTGATGGCTTTGAGTGGCCTGATCCCCAGGCTCTACCTGAAGACATGCAGGCTGTGCTCACCTTCAATGGCATCAA GTGGTCCCATGAGTACCAGGAGGCCACCATCGAGAAGATCATCCGCTTCCTGCAGGGCCGCTCCTCTCAGGACTCACCTGCGGGTTCTGATACCAGTTTGGAGGGTGCTGCACCAATGGGCCTGCCTTAA